The window TCAAAAACTCACGATTTCCACCCGACATAAAGAGAGGACAAAGGGAGTCCAATCGACTGCCCGGGAGTTTAATTTAAAGTCGGGGGTTGGTAGTCAAAGAGTTCGGGTCCACACCAGTAAGAAGGAGTCAAAAGAACTGTCCTCGCTTTACACAGGCCAAGAGTTCCTTGCACATGAAGGCTCTATCATAACAATGAAGTTCAGTCCTTGTGGCCAATACTTGGCAAGTGCGGGCAAAGATGGCACGGTGCGCATTTGGAGAGTGACCGAAGATGATATTCCTAAAGATTTTAATGTTCAAGATGTTGACCCCTCTTGTTTATACTTCTCACTGAATCATTTGTCCAAATTAGTTTCGCTCAATGACTATAAAGAGAAGATCAGCGGGATGAAAATGATGAGAAAATCATCGGAATCTGCTTGTGTTGTCCTCCCACCAAAGTTATTCCGGATAATGGAGAAACCACTGCACGAGTTCCATGGGCATACGGGTGAAGTCTTGGCCCTCTCATGGTCCAAAAATGGGGTCAGTATAATATCTCGCTGGTTTAAGCTTGAAATATCTTTTAAATAAGCTGTAATTCATGTGCGACATCGTTTGCTGCAGTATCTGCTGTCATCTTCTGTGGATAAAACAGCTCGTCTCTGGCAAGTAGGACATGATAAATGCGTTGGTGTGTACTCGCATAATAATTATGGTGAGCCGATTTCTACGCTTGTACTCTTCTTACCAAAGTAATTTTCTGAATTTACTGGAGGATCACCTCATACATGTGTTAATTTCATATTTCTGATGCAGTCACTTGTGTAGAATTCAATCCCATGGATGATAATTTTTTCATTAGTGGCTCGATAGATGGGAAAATACGACTCTGGGACGTGCACGGttgtcgagtaattgattggactGATTTAAAAGAAATAGTGACTGCTGTTTGTTATTGTCCTGATGGAAAGGTTTGATTGCCTTGTTTTTTTACCTTTATAAAGATGGTACTTGATTTCAAATGGAACTTATTTAAGTTTGTCGCTTGTGACTGCTGCAGGGGGGTGTTGTGGGATACATGGATGGCAATTGCCGTTTTTATGATGTAGTAGGTACGGAAGCTTGTCTGTTTTCATACCCTTTTTTCTGGTCCTTTTCATTTTTGCACTGTCGTTCAGATAGATGTTTACAATATTAGCTCCAAGAATAGAACAACAATAGCTTAAAAAGGTTGGGGCATAGCTAATCCTTCAGTTGCGGGTTCAGCCGAACAAAATAGCTTTAGTCTAAACCCTGTATTTTTCTTAAGAAAAACAttgaatatatacaaattattaatttagaacccaatagCTTAAAAAGATTAGAATTCGGAACCCATAAGCTTCAAATCCTAGCGGCTCCGCCTCTCAGTAATGTTCTGCTATGATATATAGATAACACGAAGTTACTTGGAAGAGGCTAATGCAGATTGGTATTGTGGTTTTCTGTTAGTCTATTGGTTGGGGGTAAGGTTGGGAGTGGGGGTTGAGAATGTTTGTTAATCATAAGACTTGAAGTCATCTCGGGCTTGTCTTTCATGGTTTAGACATATGTGTTCTCTCTCTCATTACTTGGTAGTAGAAGATTTGGCATGGATTCCAACCGTCCAAACTACAGGTTATGAGATGAAAAGTATTATCTTCCTTTATTGCAAGTGGTATACAACCTTGTgcattaaaaataaagaaatgacATGTGGAAATGCTGGACGCAGTTTCATTTTTACGCTACAGCTGTGTCAGTTGTAAGCAGTTGATACTTTTTAAGTTAATGGACTCTCATTTCTTGGGGTTAGGTAATCGTTTACAGATGGGCTCGCAGGTATGCCTGCAAGAAAAGAAGAAGCTTACTAACAAGAGAGTAACCGGATTTCAGGTAACTATTTGTCTCCTTACCTTATTTTTCACAAGAATGATCTTTTGTACTGATTTTATGCGCTTGAGAATTAACGTGAACTTTCATCATACAGTACTGCCCGAACGACTCAAGCAAAGTCATGGTTACTTCTGCTGATTCACAAGTTCGAATACTTTCTGGATCCAACATCATCTGTAAATTCAAAGGTGTGTTGGTTATCTCCAAGCATAAGGTGTTTGGAGTTATTCCCATTCTAATTTAATACTCGGTAGATTTTCTCAAAGTGTTGTCTGCTGCATGTCCAGGAACTCAAAATTTGGGTAGTCAATGTCCTGCATCATTCACTTCCGATGGGAAACACATTCTCGCGGTTACTGAGGATTCAAATGTTTATATCTGGAACTATAGTAATGAGGACGGGACAACTAGCCAAGCAAAGAAAGTCCGGTCATCTGAGAGTTTCCTTTCCCAAAATGCATCGGTTACAATACCATGGTGTGGCTTTAAAACCAATCCCGGGACACTACCACCAGGAAGTGTTTTAGCAAATGGTGATGTCAACGAGAACTCGCAGCCAAAGACTTCATCTTTACAAGATTGCTTCTCCTTGGGACGTGCATCTTTCTTGGATTCACTATTAAAGGGCTCTCCAACGTGGCCGGAGGAGAAATTGCCCGATTCAAATCCAGCAAATGCATCCCCTTCTATATCTAAATCCGAATGCAAGATCTTGAAGAGTGCTTGGCAAAGTGCATTGAGTTCGAGCCATTTGTGGGGTCTTGTGGTTGTCACTGCCGGATGGGACGGATGCATTAGAACATTCCTCAACTATGGATTGCCAATTCGTTTATGAGAGTTTTGCGCAAAGGGCTTTGGTGTAGTGGCAAGAGGCAACACGTAATGTGTGGATTAGGAGCACGTTGCGAGCTTAAACCATGCCGCAGACAAAAGCCTGGTGTTATCCACCAAGTTTCAAACCGTGCGCATCTAGGCCTTGGGGATTTCtcggttataaaaaaaaaaaattgcttctaAGCTTTTCCTTTTTTTGATTGTAAATTTTTATCAATTCTTAGTTTTGTCACCATTTTTTTTtgacaaaatatatatttatattatatccAATAGGTTACTAGCAATGTACTTGAAATTAGATTGTGCAAGGGTATACTAGTAGATATATGTAAAATCTAGCCAAATGTATCATAGGAGCTGGATTTTACAAAGTTGTCATTAGTCACACATGAAAGTTCATAGTATAAAGTGCAAACATTTATTCCATTTGTGCAGTTGATATATTTTTAGGTCAGAGGTCAATGATATGATCAAATCTGTAAAAGTAAATTGTCCTAACATAACTTTCCTAAATTATGTGGACCATCTAAAACTTGGGAGTATAATAACAAATTCATCAAAGATTTACCATCTGGTTTGGTACAACTTTTGGCCCACAAGAGTTCCTTAATGGGAAGTGTATTGTTCCCGTTAAGTTATACGgaaatttatattattttgtgcGAGATAACGTATGGAAAGATTTACCTTCTTGGAAAAGATGTTTCATTTGGATCGACACACGAGAGTCAACTATATTGCTAGAATCCAGGTTGACCTCCTTGCTTAAAAGGTGAATTTATGATTTAGAGCTTATGGGTTCGAGGTTCTACTCCTTTTAAGTTACtaggttttaaattaataatttttacatatttaatgaatttcttaagatAAATACCTGATTTGGATCAAAGTGACTGGATTCAGCTGAACCCGTAATCGATGGGCTAGCTCCGCCTCTGCCTTGCTTCTCTCACGGTACACTCCTCTTCCCGTCGAGCCACGTTTTTCCTCGATCAGTACAGACAAAATGTAGGGCTGGTACCAACAATTTATCAAACTCACTAAGTCCGATCTGCCCTACCTCTCTATCTATTCAAGGGATGGAAGAGCAGAGGCCTTTGGTATCCCCTCCAGTCAAGAACTGGtcctttgattaattaatatttctttctttttcattgaCCTCCTCTTTTCTTTAATTAGTAGGCGCAATAGGTCAAAATTTTAATTTGCGTGAAAGTTACTGAATATGGAATACCATAAGAATAGATATTTTACTATTACATGAATAAGACTAACTAAAGGTAGATTCAAACTTATAAAACATATCAAATGAGATTATAAATTACTACTACGAATTCATATGTATCTTTTATATGGGTGCAATTTCATTTACAAGCTTTCGATTCTAAGGTTCTCTCTAGTCTAGTATTACATGAAGTATTAGATTCACATGTATGGGTTATATTCAGGGGCGGATCTACCTTGTGAGGTAGGAGTGTCATATCACCCACTCACTTCGTTAAAATTCTTAGTATGTATATGAGATAGCTGGCACCCAAAAATCATGAAGTAGGCAGAGGTGCCACTGGTTTAGCTTTAAATGCTTTTGGTGGCCTCGCGAATGCGAGCTCGAATCCTTTTGATGTAGCACATCttctttgtctttttttttttctcgtTTTGTTCTACTTTGTTAGGTTAAGGATTTCCTTTATTCTCAGTTGGGCTCTAGAGCCCcatcttttttcccttttttttcccTTCATTTTCTCGACCTCgcctctttttcctttttttctctttgttttctCTTCCTCCCTTTCTTCCTTTTATTAGCTTAGTCTCTCTCtcctttttcatttttcaaaCTTTTGTATACTAGTCCTCATTTGTTTCTATCATTATACCTTACTTCATGAGCATTTTTTCCTATAGGTAATTTGAATGGGTTTTACTTAACATATAATTTCTCTCTTTTTAATGAtattatattaatttatatattgaaGTGTAATTTGCATAATATCTTCTACTaagttttgaaaaagaaaaaattaaatagcTTGGTCAATAGTCGTTTAGAGTTGATTATTATAAATTGAACGTCGACGATTAAGATGAAAATAATTGTCATAGAATACGACAATTAAGATGAAAATATTAACCCAAGAACAATAAAGGTAAATTAATTTAGTAAAACGAAGAATATGTAGTAATTAAGCTATTCTTTTAAATAAACTTTTTATTAGAGGCgctctttcatgaaatgttatttttcttttgtcaTTTTTTGGAATATATTTATTAAG is drawn from Nicotiana tomentosiformis chromosome 12, ASM39032v3, whole genome shotgun sequence and contains these coding sequences:
- the LOC104116051 gene encoding uncharacterized protein gives rise to the protein MGTYSETEEDTFFDIRDEISSLSDLGSDSSDACTRNEIVDCALGYEFWTQDPESVDERRNRFLKWMGLNSNCDRRDGLEMNGVCSDESKKNADRIRDGNDTVLANSDSEGNFFSGRSSQSNEALELEEDAVEDPMCWKIRNLDNGSEFVADELGQDGMLSRLREVGTNRLFTIEEFQRNLGSSALIQQLLHRDIKGFNMVDTKSKVRSLLQKLTISTRHKERTKGVQSTAREFNLKSGVGSQRVRVHTSKKESKELSSLYTGQEFLAHEGSIITMKFSPCGQYLASAGKDGTVRIWRVTEDDIPKDFNVQDVDPSCLYFSLNHLSKLVSLNDYKEKISGMKMMRKSSESACVVLPPKLFRIMEKPLHEFHGHTGEVLALSWSKNGYLLSSSVDKTARLWQVGHDKCVGVYSHNNYVTCVEFNPMDDNFFISGSIDGKIRLWDVHGCRVIDWTDLKEIVTAVCYCPDGKGGVVGYMDGNCRFYDVVGNRLQMGSQVCLQEKKKLTNKRVTGFQYCPNDSSKVMVTSADSQVRILSGSNIICKFKGTQNLGSQCPASFTSDGKHILAVTEDSNVYIWNYSNEDGTTSQAKKVRSSESFLSQNASVTIPWCGFKTNPGTLPPGSVLANGDVNENSQPKTSSLQDCFSLGRASFLDSLLKGSPTWPEEKLPDSNPANASPSISKSECKILKSAWQSALSSSHLWGLVVVTAGWDGCIRTFLNYGLPIRL